The following coding sequences lie in one Cannabis sativa cultivar Pink pepper isolate KNU-18-1 chromosome 5, ASM2916894v1, whole genome shotgun sequence genomic window:
- the LOC115716898 gene encoding uncharacterized protein LOC115716898 isoform X3, translating into MRYVKPLSLFQDLLKTNGLERGRLLGLDVGSKYIGLAVSDINNKIASPLSVLLRKKSNIELMADDLKCLSVLVKLFIDELCNTNKLTGIKYTYWDEHLTSKTVEMLLKPLNLHPVHSKIFVDKFAAVNILQEYLDYVNRSTRNES; encoded by the exons ATGAGGTACGTGAAACCCTTGAGCTTATTCCAAGACTTGCTTAAGACTAATGGACTTGAACGTGGGCGCTTGCTCGGTTTAGATGTTGGTAGTAAGTACATTGGCTTGGCTGTTTCTGACATTAACAATAAGATTGCTTCACCTTTAAG TGTACTACTTAGGAAAAAGTCCAATATTGAGTTAATGGCTGATGATTTGAAGTGTCTG TCTGTGCTAGTGAAGCTCTTCATAGATGAACTATGTAATACAAACAAACTTACCGGTATCAAATATACATACTGGGATGAGCACCTTACCTCAAAG ACCGTGGAAATGCTGCTAAAGCCTTTGAATTTGCATCCTGTTCATTCAAAGATATTTGTTGATAAGTTCGCTGCAGTTAACATTCTACAG GAATACCTGGATTATGTGAACAGAAGCACAAGAAATGAAAGTTAg
- the LOC115716898 gene encoding uncharacterized protein LOC115716898 isoform X4, with translation MRYVKPLSLFQDLLKTNGLERGRLLGLDVGSKYIGLAVSDINNKIASPLRKKSNIELMADDLKCLSVLVKLFIDELCNTNKLTGIKYTYWDEHLTSKTVEMLLKPLNLHPVHSKIFVDKFAAVNILQEYLDYVNRSTRNES, from the exons ATGAGGTACGTGAAACCCTTGAGCTTATTCCAAGACTTGCTTAAGACTAATGGACTTGAACGTGGGCGCTTGCTCGGTTTAGATGTTGGTAGTAAGTACATTGGCTTGGCTGTTTCTGACATTAACAATAAGATTGCTTCACCTTTAAG GAAAAAGTCCAATATTGAGTTAATGGCTGATGATTTGAAGTGTCTG TCTGTGCTAGTGAAGCTCTTCATAGATGAACTATGTAATACAAACAAACTTACCGGTATCAAATATACATACTGGGATGAGCACCTTACCTCAAAG ACCGTGGAAATGCTGCTAAAGCCTTTGAATTTGCATCCTGTTCATTCAAAGATATTTGTTGATAAGTTCGCTGCAGTTAACATTCTACAG GAATACCTGGATTATGTGAACAGAAGCACAAGAAATGAAAGTTAg
- the LOC115716898 gene encoding uncharacterized protein LOC115716898 isoform X2 produces MRYVKPLSLFQDLLKTNGLERGRLLGLDVGSKYIGLAVSDINNKIASPLRKKSNIELMADDLKCLISELSLEGFVVGFPLDRRKSTTESVLVKLFIDELCNTNKLTGIKYTYWDEHLTSKTVEMLLKPLNLHPVHSKIFVDKFAAVNILQEYLDYVNRSTRNES; encoded by the exons ATGAGGTACGTGAAACCCTTGAGCTTATTCCAAGACTTGCTTAAGACTAATGGACTTGAACGTGGGCGCTTGCTCGGTTTAGATGTTGGTAGTAAGTACATTGGCTTGGCTGTTTCTGACATTAACAATAAGATTGCTTCACCTTTAAG GAAAAAGTCCAATATTGAGTTAATGGCTGATGATTTGAAGTGTCTG ATATCTGAACTTTCTTTGGAAGGATTTGTTGTGGGCTTCCCTTTAGATAGACGAAAGAGTACTACTGAG TCTGTGCTAGTGAAGCTCTTCATAGATGAACTATGTAATACAAACAAACTTACCGGTATCAAATATACATACTGGGATGAGCACCTTACCTCAAAG ACCGTGGAAATGCTGCTAAAGCCTTTGAATTTGCATCCTGTTCATTCAAAGATATTTGTTGATAAGTTCGCTGCAGTTAACATTCTACAG GAATACCTGGATTATGTGAACAGAAGCACAAGAAATGAAAGTTAg
- the LOC115716898 gene encoding uncharacterized protein LOC115716898 isoform X1, with protein sequence MRYVKPLSLFQDLLKTNGLERGRLLGLDVGSKYIGLAVSDINNKIASPLSVLLRKKSNIELMADDLKCLISELSLEGFVVGFPLDRRKSTTESVLVKLFIDELCNTNKLTGIKYTYWDEHLTSKTVEMLLKPLNLHPVHSKIFVDKFAAVNILQEYLDYVNRSTRNES encoded by the exons ATGAGGTACGTGAAACCCTTGAGCTTATTCCAAGACTTGCTTAAGACTAATGGACTTGAACGTGGGCGCTTGCTCGGTTTAGATGTTGGTAGTAAGTACATTGGCTTGGCTGTTTCTGACATTAACAATAAGATTGCTTCACCTTTAAG TGTACTACTTAGGAAAAAGTCCAATATTGAGTTAATGGCTGATGATTTGAAGTGTCTG ATATCTGAACTTTCTTTGGAAGGATTTGTTGTGGGCTTCCCTTTAGATAGACGAAAGAGTACTACTGAG TCTGTGCTAGTGAAGCTCTTCATAGATGAACTATGTAATACAAACAAACTTACCGGTATCAAATATACATACTGGGATGAGCACCTTACCTCAAAG ACCGTGGAAATGCTGCTAAAGCCTTTGAATTTGCATCCTGTTCATTCAAAGATATTTGTTGATAAGTTCGCTGCAGTTAACATTCTACAG GAATACCTGGATTATGTGAACAGAAGCACAAGAAATGAAAGTTAg